A single Streptomyces sannanensis DNA region contains:
- a CDS encoding gas vesicle protein encodes MAAPEPARRRSSGSRGTGRASAKEAQGRSPKGNAAWAMRSAAEQLKELLGRAPESVSALKPTDDGWEAAVEVLELERVPETTSVMASYRVTLDKEGNLVAYERTRRYTRGQIDRRG; translated from the coding sequence ATGGCCGCACCAGAACCCGCCCGGCGGCGGTCCAGCGGTAGCCGTGGCACCGGCCGGGCCAGTGCCAAAGAGGCGCAGGGCCGCTCCCCCAAGGGCAATGCGGCTTGGGCCATGCGCTCCGCGGCCGAACAGCTGAAGGAATTGCTCGGACGGGCCCCCGAGTCGGTATCGGCGCTGAAGCCGACGGATGACGGATGGGAAGCCGCCGTAGAGGTACTCGAACTGGAACGCGTCCCAGAAACCACCAGTGTGATGGCCAGCTACCGAGTGACACTCGACAAGGAGGGCAATCTCGTGGCGTACGAAAGGACGCGCCGCTACACCCGTGGACAGATCGACCGGCGAGGCTGA
- a CDS encoding histone protein yields the protein MKNTTKIALAAAVAGGYVLGRTKKGRLAFAVATYLAGRRFALNPQQLVTEGLHKLGDVPGVAELNDQLRGGLMDAGRQALAATADRRLADLADALHERTLRIGEKRGEEYEEGEEEPEENEGEEEEEEEPEEERYEGEEEEEEEEPEEEEPEEEAEEPEEEAAEEEPPRHRRRTSGSAAEKRAAKRSVGKTAAPSKMAPAKKAAAERPAAKRAAPARKAAQIRPAKRAAPPAKETTAARKTTAKRATAKKATAKKATAKTAAARRR from the coding sequence ATGAAAAACACGACCAAGATCGCTCTTGCTGCCGCGGTCGCCGGTGGATATGTACTCGGACGCACGAAGAAGGGACGTCTCGCCTTCGCCGTGGCGACCTATCTCGCCGGCCGCCGCTTCGCGCTCAATCCTCAGCAGCTGGTGACCGAAGGCCTACACAAACTCGGAGACGTTCCAGGAGTCGCCGAGCTGAACGACCAGCTGCGTGGCGGACTGATGGACGCCGGACGCCAAGCCCTGGCGGCCACCGCCGATCGCCGCCTCGCCGACCTCGCAGATGCCCTCCATGAACGCACGCTTCGCATAGGCGAGAAGAGGGGGGAAGAGTACGAAGAGGGCGAGGAGGAACCGGAGGAGAACGAGGGCGAAGAGGAAGAGGAGGAGGAGCCGGAGGAGGAGCGGTACGAGGGCGAAGAGGAAGAGGAGGAGGAAGAGCCGGAGGAGGAAGAACCGGAGGAAGAGGCCGAGGAGCCCGAGGAGGAAGCAGCTGAGGAGGAGCCGCCACGGCACCGCCGCCGCACCTCGGGGAGCGCCGCCGAGAAGCGGGCGGCCAAGCGCTCTGTTGGCAAGACGGCTGCCCCTTCGAAGATGGCCCCGGCCAAGAAGGCTGCCGCGGAGAGGCCCGCAGCGAAGAGGGCGGCGCCCGCAAGGAAGGCCGCGCAGATACGACCGGCGAAGAGGGCCGCCCCCCCGGCGAAGGAGACGACTGCGGCCAGGAAGACGACTGCGAAGCGAGCGACCGCGAAGAAGGCCACGGCGAAGAAGGCGACTGCCAAGACGGCTGCCGCGCGGCGGAGGTAG
- a CDS encoding SRPBCC family protein — protein MASKDLDTDRGEGSGLEMLRDELVDYLGAQVEHLADRAGDKLADVTDQLLDVAENGGKLPAIGARILKGDSPLKAFVSEKAKGIKDSVLGKVKDVFGGGKGRKSGSTKVMNIVEVLDVGVPIRMAYDRWTQYEEFSSFTKGVRSVSKGDETSSDWKVKVGPSTRGWKATVQEQVPDDRIVWTSEGAKGTTRGCVSFHELAPNLTRIVLVVEYYPSGFFEKTGNLWRVQGRRLRLDFKHFQRYATLTDKEVEGWRGEIRDSEVVRTHEEAMEEEEAAAEYEGDDEEEEEGYDEDEGPEDKEEEEEYDKDEE, from the coding sequence ATGGCCAGTAAAGATCTCGACACCGACCGCGGCGAAGGCTCGGGTCTGGAGATGCTTCGCGACGAGCTCGTCGACTATCTCGGTGCCCAGGTGGAGCACCTGGCAGACAGAGCCGGGGACAAACTTGCGGATGTCACCGACCAACTCCTGGACGTCGCCGAGAATGGCGGCAAACTCCCTGCCATCGGCGCCCGGATCCTCAAGGGCGATTCCCCGTTGAAGGCGTTCGTCAGCGAGAAGGCCAAGGGAATCAAGGACAGCGTGCTGGGCAAGGTCAAGGACGTGTTCGGCGGTGGGAAGGGACGCAAGTCCGGCAGCACGAAGGTGATGAACATCGTCGAAGTGCTGGACGTGGGAGTGCCGATTCGCATGGCATACGACCGCTGGACCCAGTACGAGGAGTTCAGCAGCTTCACCAAAGGCGTGCGCAGTGTGTCCAAGGGCGACGAGACCAGCAGCGACTGGAAGGTGAAGGTAGGCCCCTCAACCCGCGGCTGGAAGGCGACTGTTCAGGAACAAGTGCCGGACGACCGCATCGTATGGACCTCCGAGGGTGCAAAGGGCACGACTCGCGGCTGCGTCAGTTTTCACGAGCTCGCACCCAACCTGACGCGCATCGTGCTGGTGGTCGAATACTACCCCTCGGGCTTCTTCGAGAAGACGGGCAACCTCTGGCGTGTCCAAGGACGCCGTTTGCGGCTGGACTTCAAGCACTTCCAGCGGTACGCCACGCTCACCGACAAGGAAGTCGAGGGCTGGCGCGGCGAAATCCGCGACAGCGAGGTGGTCCGTACCCACGAGGAGGCAATGGAAGAGGAGGAAGCGGCGGCTGAATACGAAGGGGACGACGAAGAAGAGGAAGAGGGCTACGACGAGGACGAGGGCCCTGAGGACAAGGAAGAGGAAGAGGAGTACGACAAGGACGAAGAGTGA
- a CDS encoding iron-containing redox enzyme family protein, translating to MSPSALTATAVGPRLVEGRGELSAAVTDALRSGRPPAYDPGAVLGADPWGEDLQFALYLLYELHYRGFDDVDDAREWDPDLLRLRQAFEGRFLHALRAELSDGSKSVEAAFAPLLVEPVDLSGSLSHYLETEGELWQLREYAALRSLYHLKEADPHAWVIPRLTGRAKAAMVAVEYDEFGAGRADRIHAELFADLMADLDLDPTYGRYLDRAPAALLATVNLMSLFGLHRALRGALVGHFACVEVTSSPGSRRMANAMRRCGAGPAAEHFYTEHVAADAVHEQVVRHEVVGGLLADEPALEADIAFGCAATILLEDRLTAHIRGAWDQGHTALRTPLPGQ from the coding sequence ATGAGCCCTTCCGCCCTGACGGCGACGGCTGTCGGCCCCCGCCTGGTCGAGGGACGGGGCGAACTGTCCGCTGCCGTGACCGACGCCCTGCGGTCCGGCCGCCCTCCGGCGTACGACCCGGGAGCGGTCCTCGGGGCCGATCCGTGGGGGGAGGACCTCCAGTTCGCGCTGTATCTGCTGTACGAGCTGCACTACCGCGGCTTCGATGACGTCGACGACGCACGCGAATGGGATCCCGACCTGCTGCGGCTGCGCCAGGCCTTCGAAGGCCGCTTCCTGCACGCTCTGCGGGCTGAACTGTCCGACGGGTCAAAGTCGGTCGAGGCCGCGTTCGCCCCGCTCCTCGTCGAGCCCGTCGACCTTTCCGGCAGTCTCAGCCACTACCTGGAAACCGAGGGCGAGTTGTGGCAGTTGCGCGAGTACGCGGCCCTGCGCTCCCTGTACCACCTCAAGGAGGCGGACCCGCATGCCTGGGTCATCCCCCGGCTCACCGGCCGTGCCAAGGCCGCCATGGTGGCCGTCGAGTACGACGAGTTCGGCGCTGGACGCGCCGACCGCATACACGCGGAGCTCTTCGCAGACCTCATGGCCGACCTCGACCTGGATCCGACGTACGGCCGCTACCTCGACCGGGCCCCGGCGGCCCTGCTCGCCACGGTGAACCTGATGTCCCTCTTCGGGCTCCACCGGGCCCTGCGCGGTGCGCTCGTCGGGCACTTCGCGTGCGTCGAGGTCACTTCGTCGCCCGGATCCCGCCGCATGGCCAACGCCATGCGGCGCTGCGGGGCAGGCCCCGCAGCCGAGCATTTCTACACCGAGCACGTGGCGGCCGACGCCGTCCACGAGCAGGTCGTACGCCACGAGGTCGTCGGCGGCCTCCTCGCCGACGAGCCCGCCCTGGAGGCGGACATCGCTTTCGGCTGCGCGGCCACCATCCTCCTGGAAGACCGCCTCACGGCCCACATCCGCGGGGCCTGGGACCAGGGGCACACAGCGCTGCGCACCCCCCTGCCCGGGCAGTGA